The stretch of DNA ATCTAGAACAATTGAtgaaccaaaacaaaaatactaCTATTTCTTCAATGGTTTGAGTTTATGTAATTGATTATGTTATTAAAacttcatctcttttttttttctattctcCTCACCtgcaaaaatataaagttataaatgaaaaaaataatttaattatttaaaaatcagaattaaaaatttcagatttttaaataattaaattattttttaaaaaattaaataagcaTTACTGGCGGCTGCAGACCCTCAATAACGCGTCAGAAAGTTATTGAAGGTTGCAGGCCCTCAATAATGTCTGGCACAACTGACAATGCATTGTTGAAGGTCCAAGGCCGCCAATAACGCTTACTGGCGAGCATTTTTATGAGGGTCCTGGGCCGTCAATAATGTTTGCATTTGTGACGATTTTTGTGCATTATTGAGGGCTTTTGGCCCTCAATAATCCCTTGTTTTCTTGTTGTGGTGTTAAACttactcctttttttttgggttaataATTATTTGATTCTCGAAAGAAGAAGACTCTAGTAATCCGGTCCACTGGACTGCCTAATCTGATTCGAAAGTCAGTTATTACGTCAAGTGATTTCAACCTCCTTCGATCACAaatgcggggatcgaaccgtggtcatCTTTATCaaattcaacgtcaatcaccactgaaccaaatTATTGGtaaaataaaagattatatTGATTTCAACCATTAAATAACCATTAAAGAGTAAATAGTAGAAAATGTGTTAAACAAAAGTGTCCATAGCACTCTTCAATAACTTATAATACAGAATATATTTGAGATAACCACTAAAAATCATAATCCATgtgcttaaaataaaattattttggtcTTCTGAGCTTAGTTGAGTTGgcagggacattgcattatatatatatgaaggaGGGGACATGGGTttcggtcatcccacttatccaccttataggtggaatttctaaccactaggctacttcaacaaaaaaagaaaaaattattttgtccTGTGAATTTAGCTCAGTGTTGGTAggacattatatatgcagaggtTGGAGTTCGAATCtcgatcatctcacttatccatcttaagaGTAGAATTTTTAGCCGGTAGACtactttaataaaataaaataaaatcattttgcATGCTCTCAACCGAACACACCACCGATTGAATCTCTTTCTTCCTCTGCTATCACTGAAAAATTCGTCCCCATTATTTGAATTTCAACCCTTAATTTCAACAGATAAATTAAGGGTGAATGCAAAGAATTTTTCAAAGTACTAACTAGAAACATAGAAATTCCAAAGCTGAATGCAaagaataaaattcaaaattaaactctCCATCAAGTATTCAACgaataaactaaacaaacaaacaattaaCAAATTCCACTTTTAATTTCCATTCCATTTACACAATAACCTTCcacccacaaaaaaaaaaataaaaaataaaaaataaaaaagatgaagaagaagaagaaaaaaaaaacaaacaagaacatgtccaaaaacaaaacataggaattataattaataaaactgCAATAATTCTAAACGTCTAGCACACAAAGTACAAAAATACTTTCTTTTAATCTTAAAACACATAGGCAAAAAACAAAACTTCCATTGAGTCTCAACATCCATAGCTTCAACTTTACCACCACAATAAGGACAACAACCTGATGCTTTTTGTCTACCTAATTCCTTCTCTTCTTCATCACAAATATACACAAACCACATTTTTCTCCTGCTTTTACTAGATTTCTTCTTCGGTTTCTccgatgttgttgttgttgttgttgttgtcttgTTCCTTTGCTTAGCTTTAGCTTCTGATGAAGTGTTGTTAATTTTCATAGAACGACCCATCAATTGCACTTTATTTATACACTACAACAAACAAAGTGTTGTGGTTGTTGGTTAAATAATACTATACTATAGAATATTCACTTTGATTATTTCAACTCTCTTTTTATTCCTTTCTATTTTACTTCACTAATAGTTtagattaataattaaatgaacctataaaatatttcatctgtattaaaatataagtcgttttgaccatattacataaattaagaaatgtaattaacgTTGTaggaaaaagagaaattatgagttaattTACAAATTTATCCTTCATTAATAGCATGCAAAAGGTAATTTACGGTAAGTTAATTTACTTATATATGTGAGACCGAAtagagtaaaataaaaaatgttttgtaAGCATAGCTCGGTTGACGGTTAAcagaaatatatattattagataAATTGAAGTTCAAACTTTGTATTTCACACTTTTCTCCACATTTAAGTATGTGAGTTTAACAACTAggttatttgataaaaaaatataaagttgagTCAACAAAAGTGATATATTAGagttaatttatttgttatcttttttatttcttatcaCACGAAAATAAtcaatcatttttaaaataatttttttactgtaTCTAATTTTTATTGGAGAATATGTTGAAGATATAAGATGAGTTCCCCTTTGTTTAACATTTGCTTAGGATTGAACTATTAGGTTTAGTCTACTGATGATAAATTTGAGTAATATGTTAGAAGTCATGAGTTTGATCCTCAgcttatcataaaaaataaaaaataataaaacatttGCTTAGGATGTTTTTTTAGTAAGCGTAGGATACTTAATAAAAGCTAAAGTGTCTAAAAACTTTGTATCGAAAATTTTAATGGTAACGACGGCTTGAATATATAATTTCTTAATGAAAAATTAAGGTATTGTAACGCGCCGTAGATTTGGACCATCTTCGAGTGTACTGCAATTggaattttggaaatattttgtcttacataattaaaagttttttttttgacaaaataattaaaagtattttttttgtttataatgagctgaggatcgaacccaggagCTATAGAATACTAGCCAAACCCATtactactagaccaaacctagtgacttatgattaaaaatattttatatatgttaattaatgttttttatagaataaacgtttattaaagtttttgtttCGGCCTTAGGCCCTTAGTCCCtcatgaatataatttttttttaacatagatgatatatttagattaaataaaattaaatgatgtTTAATGATACAATCTTACTGTTTCTGGTTTTTCTGTTGCTGCAGCTATGTCTGCTGATCCTTGTATCATTAATAGCTGTGTTCCAGCTTTTTCTTAATGAAGTATGTttaacctcaaaaaaaaaaaagatgacaAATTTTACCATATATTGACAAATTATTTGTTTGGATGAAAGAAATTAACCTTAGTTTATAATCAACATAAGTCCTTTACTCGAGCTATATACAGGCCTATATATGCctatagttttatattattggTTAAACCTGTAATGAGTAGATTTTGACTTTTCAAAAGGATTATTAGTCCTAAGTATCCTCTATCTTGGCAGTCTGAGTAAGTACCTTCAAGCTGGAGTTTCGCCTAAAGGAAGCTAATATGTcaatacaaacaaaacaaacaccttACAAAAACagaataacattaaaatacGTCACACATGACATTGAACAAAACAACGGCG from Trifolium pratense cultivar HEN17-A07 linkage group LG5, ARS_RC_1.1, whole genome shotgun sequence encodes:
- the LOC123885857 gene encoding uncharacterized protein LOC123885857, which translates into the protein MWFVYICDEEEKELGRQKASGCCPYCGGKVEAMDVETQWKFCFLPMCFKIKRKYFCTLCARRLELLQFY